The nucleotide window GCAGGCGTAGGTCTGCGGGTTCCAGCCGTAGCCGGCATCTTTATAGCGACCCGGATTCTGCGTCATGTACCAGGCGAGCGACGACTGGTCCGTGGCAACTGCATCGGCACGTGCCGATTCCAACGCCTGATAGATCAGGTCGACGGAATCGTACTGGTCGACGGTCGCCTCCGGCAATGCCGCATGCACCATTGCCTCGGCATAGACGTTCTGGAGAACCGAGATGGTAACGGAGGAACCGGCCGCCTTGAGGGCGGCGTAGTCGGCATATTTGCCATCCGCCTTGAGCATGAGGCCGACACCCTCGCGATAATAAGGAATGGTGAAGGCAACCTGCTGGGCGCGCTCGCCGGTAACGGTCATGAACTGGCAGGTGATGTCGACTTTGTCGGTGGTGATGTTCGGGATGCGGGCGTCGGAGGACTGGTTCACATATTCGATCTTTTCAGGATCGCCGAAGAGCGCCTTGGCGATGATGTGGCCCATGTCGACGTCGAATCCCTGAAGCTTGTCGTCGGCGCTCTTGAAGTGCCAAGGCGCATTGGTGCTGCCCGTGCCGAGGACGAGATGGCCGCGGGCCAGCACTTCATCGAGCTTGCTGCCTTCGGCCAGCGCAGGCGTGGACAACAGAGCGGCGACGGCCAGCGATATCACGCCGGTGCGAAAGGAAATGGTCATGGCGTTCCCCTTATGGATGATTCCTATTGTTCCAGTATAATGGACGCATGTCTGTTTTACTGGAACAATGTTATGAAGTGCCATCAAGGATGAATTGTCAATGGGGTCATGCTGAAAAAACGCGCAGTGGCGCGCGTGGCGATTTTTTCGGCAGTGCAGCATTGTTCCGTTGTTTAGAGGCTCAACATCATGCCCTTCCCGCTCAGCGACCTCAGGCCATGCCGAGGGCGAAAGATGCGGTCTTCAGAGCGAGCGCCTTACGCGTTTGCGTTTGCGGTCGCAGCGCGGATCAGTGAACCAGCCGCCTCGCCTGCCGCTTCCATATAGGTCGGATCGCGGTGCAACAGTACGACGGCGAACGAGCCATCGAGCAGCAGGACGATCTGCCGGGCGAGTTGCGGCGCTTCCGCCTTGATTCCGGCCGCCTCGAACGTCACCCGCAACCAGGCCTCGACCCTCTTCTTGTGTTCAATCCCGACTTTCATGGCTGGATGGCCAGGCATATTGGCGAGTTCCGCAGAGGTGCGCAGGAAACCGCAGCCCTTCCACTTCGGATGGCGGGCCGCGCGGGCGAGATTGCGAAAGATGCCTTGCACCTTATCCGCCGGTTCGCCCGCCGTTTCCGCGTACCAGCGTTTGAACAGAGCGAGGTTGGGCTGGTCGCGCGCCTCCAGATAGGCCCCGATGAGGTCGTCCTTGCTGGCGAAATGGTAGTAAAGGGTCCGTTTCGTGACGCCGGCCTCTTCAGCCACCGCATCGACGCTGACGCTCCTGATGCCCTCGTTGTAAAACAGCTTGGCGGCGGCCGAGATGATACGTTCGCGCGTCGGGATTGCGTGTGAGATCATGTCGCCATGTATACCGACTAGTGAATATACACAAGCATCGACCGGCGGCATACTTCTCCTGACGCAGCATAGCGGAAAGGAAAACCGAATGGCCGACACTGTTTTGATCGACAGCCGCGACGGAATCGCCACGCTCACTCTCAATCGCCCGGAAAAGCTCAATGCGCTGAATTACGCCTTGATAGACCGCTTTCTCGCGATCCTCGACGCCATCGAAACCGACAATTCAATCCGGGCGATCATCCTCACCGGCGCAGGCGAGCGGGCATTCTCGGCGGGCGGCGATATCTACGAATTCTCAGAAAGCGTGGCGCAGGGCACCGATGTCGCCATGCGCGATTTCGTCGCGCGCGGACAGCGATTGACTGCGCGGCTGGAAGCCTTCCGAAAACCCGTCATCGCCGCCGTCAACGGCCTTGCCTTTGGCGGCGGCTGCGAGATCACCGAGGCTGTGCCCCTCGCCATCGCCAGCGAACGCGCCCTGTTCGCCAAGCCCGAGATCAATCTCGCAATGCCGCCGACCTTTGGCGGAACGCAGCGTTTGCCGAGGCTGGCCGGGCGCAAGCGCGCCCTCGAACTGCTGTTGACGGGCGACACATTCTCCCCGCAACGCGCCCTCGAACTCGGCCTTGTCAACCAAGTTGTCCCGTATGGCGCTCTCATGCCGGCCGCCCACGACCTCGCGCGGCGCATTCTGCGTCATTCACCGCTGGCGGCGGCGAGCATTCTGACGGCGGTGACGCGCGGCATCAACCAGAGCATTGCGGAGGGGCTGCTGATCGAAGGCGAACAATTCGCCCGGATGGCGCCAACCGCCGATTTGCGCGAAGGGCTCGACGCGTGGATCGAGCGCCGCAAGCCGAACTATCCCGGCTCGTGGTCGCTCGATTGATTGCCGCCAATACTGCCGAGAGTGGCTCAGTCAGCGTAATCAGAACTCTTCCCAGTCGGACTTCAGCGCGACGGAGGCCGACCCGCGCTGGATGGATGCGAGGGGCGAATTACGAACGACTTTCAAAGCCGTCGGTGCGGCGGGGTGACGATCCGCCTGCGCAAACGAAGACCTGGATCTCGGCGCATCGTTGAAACGGAACTGCTCAAGAAGCTCGAAGAGCGCGGCAGCCTCTCGGGCAAGGCCATGGCTCGCAGCCGTCTGCTCCTCGACCATTGCGGCATTCTGCTGCGTTCCCTGGTCGACGGTGTTGATGGACTGGCTGATCCCGCCGAGCGCAGTCGATTGCTCGCGCGCCGCCTCCACGATCGCTGTGACGTTGGTATTGATTTCGTGAACCTGACTGGCGATTTCCTGGAGCGCTGATCCGGCATTCGTCACGAGGGCGACGCCGTTTGCGACATGGGAACCGGACGCCGTGATCAGGCTCTTTATCTCCTTGGCAGCTTTCGCCGACCGCTGCGCCAGCTCACGGACCTCTTGGGCAACGACTGCAAAACCCTTGCCCGCCTCCCCTGCTCGTGCCGCCTCTACGCCGGCATTGAGCGCCAAGAGGTTCGTCTGGAAGGCAATCTCATCGATAACACCGATGATATTGGAAATTTCGCGTGACGAGTTTTCGATCTGGTCCATCGCTCCGATGGCGTCACGCACCACCTGGCCGGAATGCTCGGCGTGATTTCTGGCGCGCCCCACGAGTTGACCGGCCTCCTCGGCGCGGCGGCTCGAATCGTTGACCGTCGTCGTGATTTCCTCAAGGGCGGCGGCTGTTTCTTCGACGGATGCCGCTTGCTGCTCGGTACGCTTTGCCAGGTCGTCGGCCGCTGTGCGGATTTCGTTGGAACCGGCTGATATCGCCTTGGCATTTTCGGCAACCGTTGCCATTGCGCCCTTCAACTTCTCCGAGGCGCTGTTGAAGTCCGCACGCAGCCTTTCCAGCGAAGGAATGAATGGCTTCTGGATCGTCTGCGACAGATCGCCGTCCGCAAGATTCGTCAGGCAACGGGCAAGTTGTTCGACATTTTCGACGCGCGCCGTGACATCGGTTGCGAACTTCACGACTTTGAACACTTTGCCGTTCAGGTCGAAAATCGGATTGTAGGAAGCCTGGATATAGACCTTCCGTCCGCCCTTGCCCACACGCATGAATTCGTCGGCAACCAGCTGGCCGCTCGCAAGTTTCCGCCAGAATTCCTTGTAAGCCTCCGACCTCAGGTAATCGGCTTCACAGAAGATCGAATGATGTTTGCCCTGGATTTCGGCAAGCGAATAACCAAGCCCCGACAGGAAATTGTCGTTCGCGGTCAGGATTTCGCCGGCCGGCGTGAATTCGATGATCGCCTGAGCCCGGGACAATGCGTCGATCTTGCCCGAATCTTCGGCAGACCTCAGCTTCTGCGCAGTGATATCAGTTGCAATCTTGATGACCTTGACCGGCTTACCGCGTCGGAACACGGGATTGTAGGATGCTTCGATCCAGACCTCGCGGCCGCCTTTTCCAAGGCGCTTATATTGCTGCTGGTCGAATTTCCCGGCTGCGAGCTTCGTCCAGAAAGCCTTGTATTCCGTTGAGGATACATAGGAAGGCTCGACAAACATGCTGTGATGTTTTCCGACAATCTCCCTCAACTCGTAGCCGAGCGCCCTGCAGAAGTTTTCGTTCGCGGTGAGGATCCTGCCCGATAAATCAAACTCGATCATGGCCTGCGAATTTGATAAAGCGGCAAGAGCCGCGACAGCATTTGCACCGCGATCAAGAATATTCACGCGCAATCCCCCTAGATTCCGTTGCTGTCAATCCAGCCATTTCGGAAATATTCGCCTATGCTTATTAATGGGGATTTAATTATGAATATAACGTGCAGGATATTTTTGCTTTCAACCAGCGCTGCCTTCATCAGGCGCATCCTGGCAAAGGCAGCCGGCCCCCTGCCCTGCCGGCAGGCAGCGATGCACCTCCGTCAGGCTCTTCGGGAAGGGGCTTGCAGGCCGCTCAACCGCTTTTCAATTGCGCCATAGCAAGCAGCGTATCGGCGCTTATCGTCGCCGAGCCAGTCAGGATCGAAAGTGCCGTCGACGTGGTGCCTGTGCCGTTGGCCATGTCATACATGGCGGTGAAGCGTTTGATCAGATCGTCGACTTTGTCAGGATCCGACAGATCCTCGAGGTCGATAAAATTGTCGATCATCTCGGCTTGCTTGTCGACGTCCATGTTCGAGACGTAACTGGACAGGTTGAAGCTCGTCGTAAAAAACTCAAAGAGCGCGCTGTCGCCCAGAATGTCGTAGGCGCTCGAGATCTCCGGCGCCTTGCGCTGGAAATAGAGGGCAAGGCGCACGCCGGTGTTGCTGTCGCCTTGATCATCCTCCAGCGTCAGCCTGACATAGGCGTCGATCGTCTCCAGCACGTCGCCGCGCTGCTGCACCGTTCCGGTGGGCTCCGCTGAAATATTGCCGTCCTGATCGAAATTGAACGCGCCGACGAGTTCGGCGAAACGATTGTCGCCCAGCTTGTTGACATAACTGTCTTCGTCATCGAGGTCGGAAGAAAACATCTTCTCCAACTCGTCCGACGTGACAGCATCAGGATCGAGCCCCTTCGCCTCGAGCGCGAAGGAAACCAAGCGATCGTCGGCCAGAAATTCGCTGGCCGTGGTGATCGTGGCCATCTGCTCGCGAAAATACGTGATCTCCTCATCCGCCGCATCGGTCGCTTCCGTCAGCTCGTCGCCTTCGAGGTATCGGATCTTGTTCTGCTTGTAATAGGTCGCATAATCGTCGACGACGGATTCCGACATGGCCTGCAGCGGAACGGTCACGTCGCCATTGTCGTCGAAGTTGAAGGCTTTGCGAAAGGCGACGAACCGGTCATCGTCGAGGCTGTTGACATAGCTTTTCGAGTCCGAGGGATCGCTTTCGAGAATTTTCCGGACCTCGTTTCTCGAAACGTTGTCCGGGTCTATGTCATAGGCTCGCAACGCCATTTCCCACAGTTCCGGGAGATCGTCGTTGTCGTCATCGTCGTCGTCATCATTCGACACCAGGAAATCATCGATCGAGGTGACGCTGGCGATGCGCGTCGTATAGTTGTCGACGGCGTCTTCGGTGTCGGTGTTGGCGATCAGCACCTCATAATTTTCATCGAAGGCCGCCGTGGTGGCGGCGGTCTGTTCCGATGTCTGGGCCGTGTCGCCATCGGCAAGAGCGCCGTCTTCATCGAAATTGAAGGCATCGTGCAGTTCGGACAAGCCGATCGCGTCGGCGATATCAGCGCTTTTCAGCGCCGCGGAAATGAAGTTATCGGTCTCGCTATCGGTAAGCCCATAGGCAGTTCTCAGATAGGAAATCAGTTTGTCGTCGCTCATCAACTCATCGACGGAGGTGATGTTGCCGATTTGCGCCGCGAAGTAAGTGTCATAGGCCTCCCCGGTTTCCGAGGAAGCGATCGTCGCGGAGGCTACCGCATAAGCGCTTGTGACCAGCGAGATCTGATCTTCCAACATCACGTCGCCGTCGGTCGAGCCATCCTCGTTGAAGTTGAAGGCCTTCGCCAAGTTGACATAGACCTCGTCGTCGAGCTGGTTGACGAAACTATCGGCATCGTCGAGATCGCTCGTCAAAACACTCTTCAGGAAGCCGGTCGAGGTATATTCGGTGCTGAGGCCGAAAGCCGTCAGCACATAGTTCTTCAGCTTCGAACTCGACAGAAGATCGTCGACCGAGGTGATCGACGAGATATTCTCTTCGAAATAGTCCGTCGCGTCGGCGATGTCGTCCGCCTCGGTGTCGAAGGACCCCTCATAAGCATCGAGCAGATTGTCCCGCTGCACGTCCGATTGCGCCGTCTTCGTCTCGCCGGCGAATTTGAAGGCGGCAGCGAACTCGGCATAACGGGTGTCGCTCAAGCTGTTGGCGAAGCTCGATGAAACGCTGAGGTCGCTCTCCAGCACCTTCTTCATGAAGGCCTTGGCATATGTCATGTCTTCAAGGCCGTAGGCCTTCATGGCGTAGGAATAGAGCTTGTAATCGCTCATGAATTCATCGACGGTCGTGACCTTCTCGATGTTTTCCTTGTAATAGGCGCTGTCGCGGGCAACCGTTGCCTGTGAAGCCACGTTCGAGAGGCTGGCGTTCAGATTTCGCGCGACCGTGAGATAGCTTACATAGGTGGAAACCAACGTCTGTCCCTTTCATAGGCACGGCGGTGCCGCGCGAAAGCCGGCCGGCAGTCACGGGTGAACATTTTTCATCTCTGCGGGAATGTCGTCGCCGGTCATGGCGAAGCGCAGCCACCTACATGTGGCCGAATCAATTTAATAGAACTACATGGTTCTGTAATTCATCCAATGCGGAATTGGAAGCGAAAGTCAAGGGATCGCGTTTTGCCGGACGAAAGCGCGAGGAGCGAATCTGAGCGCTTTAAGTGGCGCCAACGCCTGCGGCAAAGATGGCAATGCAGCGGCGAAGATGGGCAAACAGTTGAGCCCGATCGGGCCAGGCCTGAGCCCGCCCTTCCGGCGGACCCATGCCGCCGAGGATCATATCCATCAGCATCCGGGCTCCGCTCGCCGTATCGTCCAGCGTCAATCTGCCTTCCGACCGGCGTTCGCTCAGCCAGTCGGCGAGATGCTGGCGGCTGGCAAGCATGCCTTCGCGCTGCAGGATATCGACAAGTTCGGGAAATTGCGCCGCTTCGCGAAAGACGAGTTGCAGGAAGCCGGTGCGATCCGCATCCTTGTCCTCATCCATATCGATCATGAAAATGCGCTCGAGGCTCGCGGCAATCGAGATATCTTCGGCAGGCCTGGGCAGATCGAGCATCAGGCGTCGATGCGCGCCGACCACGGCAGCAAACAACTCTTCCTTGCTCTGAAACAGCTTATAGAGCGTCTGCTTCGAAACGCCCGCCTCGGAGGCGACGATCGCGGTCGTGCTTCCGGCATAACCGTATTTGACGAAAACGCGGCCGGCGACTTCGACGATATGCGCCCGCTTATCCTCGTCGCTGGAAACTTTCGGCCGGCCCCGTTTGCGCGGCTCGTCCGCAGGTTCGTCGATAATATCCATGACGGTCTAGACCACCCTGCCGAAACGCGTGCCGACGACCTGAGAACGCAGACTACGATTTCTGAGGGGCAATTTTTTCGGTTGTGGCATTAGTGATTTCGATTTAGAGAACTTATCAGTTCTGTAATGCGTTGCATCCTCACCCTCCTAGCGATGGAGCGCTTATGACGACCATTTCCGCTGCAACATCAGTCTCTTCCTATTCCTATAGCAAGTACCCGACATCCGCGTCCGAGGAGATCCTATCCTCTAATACGGTTTCGTCGGCAAAAGCAACCAAAAGCGGGCAGCTCGATGAAGACACGTCCAGCAGCGCCGACAAACTCCTGTCCCAACTGATGACGCTGTCGATGAACCGCTTCTCCGATCAGTCGGTATCGGGCGAGGATGAGGATGGCGGCGAAGGCATGGACGTTGCCCAATTGGACAGCGATGGCGACGGCTATGTGAGCAAGGCCGAGTTCGTCGCGGCCCGGCCGTCCGACGTGACGGAGGACCAGGCCAACACGCTTTTCGACAGCTTCGACAGCGAAAGCACTGGCTCGCTATCGGTCGATG belongs to Rhizobium indicum and includes:
- a CDS encoding transporter substrate-binding domain-containing protein, with the translated sequence MTISFRTGVISLAVAALLSTPALAEGSKLDEVLARGHLVLGTGSTNAPWHFKSADDKLQGFDVDMGHIIAKALFGDPEKIEYVNQSSDARIPNITTDKVDITCQFMTVTGERAQQVAFTIPYYREGVGLMLKADGKYADYAALKAAGSSVTISVLQNVYAEAMVHAALPEATVDQYDSVDLIYQALESARADAVATDQSSLAWYMTQNPGRYKDAGYGWNPQTYACAVKRGDQDWLNFVNTALHEAMTGVEFDFYAKSFKTWFGKDLTPPQIGFPVEFK
- a CDS encoding TetR/AcrR family transcriptional regulator, with the translated sequence MISHAIPTRERIISAAAKLFYNEGIRSVSVDAVAEEAGVTKRTLYYHFASKDDLIGAYLEARDQPNLALFKRWYAETAGEPADKVQGIFRNLARAARHPKWKGCGFLRTSAELANMPGHPAMKVGIEHKKRVEAWLRVTFEAAGIKAEAPQLARQIVLLLDGSFAVVLLHRDPTYMEAAGEAAGSLIRAATANANA
- a CDS encoding crotonase/enoyl-CoA hydratase family protein translates to MADTVLIDSRDGIATLTLNRPEKLNALNYALIDRFLAILDAIETDNSIRAIILTGAGERAFSAGGDIYEFSESVAQGTDVAMRDFVARGQRLTARLEAFRKPVIAAVNGLAFGGGCEITEAVPLAIASERALFAKPEINLAMPPTFGGTQRLPRLAGRKRALELLLTGDTFSPQRALELGLVNQVVPYGALMPAAHDLARRILRHSPLAAASILTAVTRGINQSIAEGLLIEGEQFARMAPTADLREGLDAWIERRKPNYPGSWSLD
- a CDS encoding methyl-accepting chemotaxis protein, which produces MNILDRGANAVAALAALSNSQAMIEFDLSGRILTANENFCRALGYELREIVGKHHSMFVEPSYVSSTEYKAFWTKLAAGKFDQQQYKRLGKGGREVWIEASYNPVFRRGKPVKVIKIATDITAQKLRSAEDSGKIDALSRAQAIIEFTPAGEILTANDNFLSGLGYSLAEIQGKHHSIFCEADYLRSEAYKEFWRKLASGQLVADEFMRVGKGGRKVYIQASYNPIFDLNGKVFKVVKFATDVTARVENVEQLARCLTNLADGDLSQTIQKPFIPSLERLRADFNSASEKLKGAMATVAENAKAISAGSNEIRTAADDLAKRTEQQAASVEETAAALEEITTTVNDSSRRAEEAGQLVGRARNHAEHSGQVVRDAIGAMDQIENSSREISNIIGVIDEIAFQTNLLALNAGVEAARAGEAGKGFAVVAQEVRELAQRSAKAAKEIKSLITASGSHVANGVALVTNAGSALQEIASQVHEINTNVTAIVEAAREQSTALGGISQSINTVDQGTQQNAAMVEEQTAASHGLAREAAALFELLEQFRFNDAPRSRSSFAQADRHPAAPTALKVVRNSPLASIQRGSASVALKSDWEEF
- a CDS encoding DUF1217 domain-containing protein yields the protein MVSTYVSYLTVARNLNASLSNVASQATVARDSAYYKENIEKVTTVDEFMSDYKLYSYAMKAYGLEDMTYAKAFMKKVLESDLSVSSSFANSLSDTRYAEFAAAFKFAGETKTAQSDVQRDNLLDAYEGSFDTEADDIADATDYFEENISSITSVDDLLSSSKLKNYVLTAFGLSTEYTSTGFLKSVLTSDLDDADSFVNQLDDEVYVNLAKAFNFNEDGSTDGDVMLEDQISLVTSAYAVASATIASSETGEAYDTYFAAQIGNITSVDELMSDDKLISYLRTAYGLTDSETDNFISAALKSADIADAIGLSELHDAFNFDEDGALADGDTAQTSEQTAATTAAFDENYEVLIANTDTEDAVDNYTTRIASVTSIDDFLVSNDDDDDDDNDDLPELWEMALRAYDIDPDNVSRNEVRKILESDPSDSKSYVNSLDDDRFVAFRKAFNFDDNGDVTVPLQAMSESVVDDYATYYKQNKIRYLEGDELTEATDAADEEITYFREQMATITTASEFLADDRLVSFALEAKGLDPDAVTSDELEKMFSSDLDDEDSYVNKLGDNRFAELVGAFNFDQDGNISAEPTGTVQQRGDVLETIDAYVRLTLEDDQGDSNTGVRLALYFQRKAPEISSAYDILGDSALFEFFTTSFNLSSYVSNMDVDKQAEMIDNFIDLEDLSDPDKVDDLIKRFTAMYDMANGTGTTSTALSILTGSATISADTLLAMAQLKSG
- a CDS encoding TetR/AcrR family transcriptional regulator encodes the protein MDIIDEPADEPRKRGRPKVSSDEDKRAHIVEVAGRVFVKYGYAGSTTAIVASEAGVSKQTLYKLFQSKEELFAAVVGAHRRLMLDLPRPAEDISIAASLERIFMIDMDEDKDADRTGFLQLVFREAAQFPELVDILQREGMLASRQHLADWLSERRSEGRLTLDDTASGARMLMDMILGGMGPPEGRAQAWPDRAQLFAHLRRCIAIFAAGVGAT